One stretch of uncultured Cohaesibacter sp. DNA includes these proteins:
- a CDS encoding FAD-dependent monooxygenase, with amino-acid sequence MTEQLPIIIAGAGIGGLSAALALAHKNIPVLLLERNRVPTEVGAGVQISPNATASLRDWGVWPYLSEHAVTPPQINIFSGFSGRPLSSLDTRDFESRYGSPYFVVHRADLHQALYHRASQLDLIEILEDREVREIAQTDDYIEVRSKRDNGTQRFYRGSALIAADGVWSRVRTEHVGSSPATYSGKTAWRITMPMQMVPKHFDSQNVGLWLSPKAHLVHYPVVGGHMLNIVAIVDENWTEEGWSAPGDAAWLNKRFSRWPLEIRELLAEREGWLKWALCGHKPDQHWVKGKVALLGDAAHGMLPFMAQGAGMAIEDAAILARAIDEISASMHIRLMAYERARKARVSQVVNRAAKNGDIYHFSGPLATARNMTMRLMPRTQLLKKFDWIYSWRPDQVQFDI; translated from the coding sequence ATGACTGAACAATTGCCGATCATCATTGCTGGCGCTGGCATCGGAGGCCTGTCTGCAGCTCTGGCCCTTGCTCACAAGAATATCCCGGTTCTGCTTCTCGAACGCAACAGGGTACCCACCGAAGTCGGCGCCGGTGTTCAGATCTCACCCAATGCCACCGCGAGCCTCAGAGACTGGGGGGTGTGGCCCTACCTGTCCGAGCACGCAGTCACCCCGCCCCAGATCAATATCTTTTCCGGCTTTTCCGGTCGACCTCTTTCCTCGCTCGACACCCGCGATTTCGAAAGTCGCTACGGCTCGCCCTATTTCGTGGTGCATCGCGCAGACCTGCATCAGGCGCTCTATCATCGCGCCAGCCAGCTCGATCTGATCGAAATCCTCGAAGACCGCGAAGTGCGCGAAATCGCTCAGACAGACGATTATATCGAAGTACGCAGCAAGCGCGACAATGGCACTCAGCGTTTCTATCGCGGCAGCGCCCTGATCGCCGCAGACGGCGTCTGGTCACGCGTCAGAACCGAGCATGTCGGCAGCAGCCCGGCCACCTATTCCGGCAAGACCGCCTGGCGGATCACCATGCCGATGCAAATGGTGCCAAAGCATTTCGACAGCCAGAATGTCGGCCTCTGGCTCTCGCCCAAGGCACATCTGGTCCATTACCCGGTGGTGGGTGGGCACATGCTCAACATCGTGGCCATTGTCGACGAGAACTGGACCGAGGAAGGCTGGAGCGCGCCCGGGGATGCCGCATGGCTGAACAAGCGCTTCTCTCGCTGGCCGCTTGAAATCCGCGAACTGCTGGCCGAGCGCGAGGGATGGCTGAAATGGGCTCTGTGCGGCCACAAGCCGGACCAGCACTGGGTCAAGGGAAAGGTGGCGCTTCTGGGCGACGCAGCCCATGGCATGCTTCCCTTCATGGCTCAGGGTGCAGGCATGGCAATCGAGGATGCAGCCATTCTCGCCCGCGCCATCGACGAGATTTCGGCCTCGATGCACATCCGCCTCATGGCCTATGAACGGGCGCGCAAGGCAAGGGTCTCGCAGGTCGTCAACCGAGCGGCCAAGAATGGCGACATCTATCATTTCTCCGGCCCGCTGGCGACGGCAAGAAATATGACCATGCGTCTGATGCCACGCACCCAGTTGCTCAAGAAGTTCGACTGGATCTATAGCTGGCGCCCCGATCAGGTGCAGTTCGACATCTGA
- a CDS encoding zinc-finger domain-containing protein, translating into MADHKIPHFKNDEGVSEIEIGVREFQCMGATPPQDHPHVYLDMGHDDEILCPYCSTHYKYNQKLGPTKSIPSGCYHE; encoded by the coding sequence ATGGCAGACCACAAGATCCCCCACTTCAAGAATGACGAGGGTGTTTCTGAAATCGAGATCGGTGTCCGTGAGTTCCAATGCATGGGAGCGACACCGCCGCAGGATCATCCCCACGTGTATCTGGACATGGGACATGACGACGAGATCCTCTGCCCCTACTGCTCAACCCATTATAAATACAATCAAAAACTCGGGCCCACCAAGTCCATTCCAAGCGGCTGCTATCACGAATAG
- a CDS encoding alpha/beta fold hydrolase gives MPSFQSDNVTLSYLDEGAGEPILLIHGFASNKTVNWVNPGWVQTLTGAGYRVIAIDNRGHGESEKLYDPAMYSALTMSEDAKNLLDHLGLESAFVMGYSMGARISAFLSLNHPERVRRVVFGGLGTGMIHGTGDPEPIIKALRADTVEEIRHVVGKSFRQFAEQTGSDRLALAACMAASRQKISEEELCGLKVPALVAVGTRDAIAGSAQGLADILPEARVCDIPGRDHMVAVGDKVFKKAVLEFLAEY, from the coding sequence ATGCCTTCTTTTCAATCCGATAATGTCACGCTTTCCTATCTCGACGAAGGTGCTGGCGAGCCCATTCTGCTGATCCACGGTTTTGCCTCCAACAAGACGGTCAACTGGGTGAACCCCGGCTGGGTGCAGACGCTGACCGGAGCGGGCTATCGGGTGATTGCCATCGACAATCGCGGTCATGGCGAGAGCGAAAAACTCTATGATCCGGCGATGTATTCCGCCCTGACCATGTCAGAGGACGCAAAGAACCTGCTTGATCATCTGGGTCTGGAGAGCGCCTTCGTGATGGGTTACTCGATGGGCGCGCGCATTTCGGCCTTCCTGTCGCTCAATCATCCCGAGCGGGTCCGGCGCGTGGTGTTTGGCGGCCTTGGCACGGGCATGATCCATGGTACAGGCGATCCCGAGCCGATCATCAAGGCACTGCGGGCCGATACGGTCGAGGAAATCCGTCACGTGGTGGGCAAGTCCTTCCGGCAGTTTGCCGAGCAGACCGGTAGCGACCGGCTGGCTCTGGCCGCCTGCATGGCCGCCTCACGCCAGAAGATCTCCGAAGAAGAGCTCTGCGGCCTCAAGGTTCCGGCGCTGGTGGCGGTGGGAACCCGCGATGCAATTGCGGGCTCCGCGCAGGGGCTTGCCGATATCCTGCCCGAAGCTCGGGTTTGTGACATTCCGGGACGCGATCATATGGTCGCGGTGGGCGACAAGGTCTTCAAGAAAGCCGTTCTGGAATTCCTTGCCGAATATTGA
- a CDS encoding enoyl-CoA hydratase: protein MTNTQPAEKILIERDGPIGRIIINNEARRNAMALDMWQAIPPAVKELDEDPAIYVITFIGAGEKAFISGADISEFDTVRKDTASASRYDDINADCYRQIRNAKKPTIALIKGFCMGGGLGLAAACDLRLSNRSGKFGIPAGKLGVGYPAGAIADIVTLVGPANAKALYLTANVYDAEKAEHLGMLNEIFEDEEFDDKAESYCLTVATLAPLSAQYHKAAINNAIDQIDCLSPDELRTMGIACYDSEDYAEGRKAFAEKRKPVFTGK from the coding sequence ATGACAAACACCCAACCAGCCGAAAAAATCCTCATTGAACGCGATGGCCCCATTGGCCGCATCATCATCAACAACGAAGCTCGCCGTAATGCCATGGCCCTCGACATGTGGCAGGCAATCCCGCCAGCCGTCAAGGAACTGGACGAAGATCCCGCCATCTATGTCATCACCTTCATCGGCGCGGGCGAGAAGGCTTTCATCTCGGGCGCCGACATCTCCGAATTCGACACCGTGCGCAAGGATACCGCCTCGGCCTCGCGCTATGACGACATCAACGCCGACTGCTACCGACAGATCCGCAACGCCAAGAAGCCAACCATCGCCCTGATCAAGGGTTTTTGCATGGGCGGCGGCCTTGGACTTGCCGCAGCCTGCGACCTGCGCCTGTCAAACAGAAGCGGCAAATTCGGCATTCCGGCAGGCAAACTCGGGGTCGGCTATCCGGCAGGCGCCATCGCAGACATCGTGACCCTCGTCGGCCCGGCCAATGCCAAGGCCCTCTACCTCACCGCCAATGTCTATGATGCTGAAAAAGCCGAGCATCTTGGCATGCTCAACGAGATTTTCGAGGATGAGGAGTTCGACGATAAAGCCGAGAGCTATTGCCTTACGGTTGCAACCCTCGCCCCCTTGAGCGCCCAATATCACAAGGCAGCCATCAACAATGCCATCGATCAGATCGATTGCCTGTCCCCGGATGAGCTCAGAACCATGGGCATCGCCTGCTATGATAGCGAGGACTATGCAGAGGGACGCAAGGCTTTTGCCGAGAAGCGCAAACCCGTCTTCACGGGCAAATAA
- the cysE gene encoding serine O-acetyltransferase translates to MAESSLKSASGEKLDLVDPIWHQVRREAEEVIRAEPVLSSFIYSTVLSHKRLENAVIHRLVDRLHNPAMDSEAIRQAYREAYASDPYLSEAMRADIVAVADRDPACDRYLDPLLYFKGFQAIQTHRLANWLWKNGRRDFAAYLQSVSSAVFQVDIHPCVPFGKGIFFDHATGIVVGETAVIEDDVSILQGVTLGGTGKEVGDRHPKIRHGVLIGAGANVLGNIEIGNCSRVAAGSVVLKEVPPNSTVAGVPAKIVGKAGCAEPARSMDQILQETE, encoded by the coding sequence ATGGCAGAAAGCAGTTTGAAAAGCGCGAGCGGAGAGAAGCTCGATCTGGTCGATCCGATCTGGCATCAGGTTCGCCGGGAAGCCGAAGAAGTGATCCGCGCCGAGCCGGTGCTCAGCAGTTTCATCTATTCTACCGTCCTCAGCCACAAGCGGTTGGAAAATGCGGTCATCCACCGGCTGGTGGATCGCCTGCACAACCCGGCTATGGATTCGGAGGCCATTCGTCAGGCCTACCGCGAGGCCTATGCATCCGATCCCTATCTGTCCGAAGCGATGCGCGCCGATATTGTTGCCGTCGCCGACCGTGACCCGGCCTGCGATCGCTATCTCGATCCGCTGCTCTATTTCAAGGGGTTTCAGGCCATTCAGACCCATCGTTTGGCCAACTGGCTCTGGAAGAACGGGCGCAGGGACTTTGCTGCCTATCTGCAAAGTGTCAGCTCCGCCGTCTTTCAGGTTGATATCCATCCGTGCGTGCCGTTCGGCAAGGGCATCTTCTTCGACCATGCCACGGGGATTGTTGTCGGCGAGACAGCCGTGATCGAGGATGATGTCTCCATTCTTCAGGGTGTTACCCTCGGAGGGACCGGCAAGGAAGTTGGTGATCGCCATCCCAAGATTCGCCATGGCGTGTTGATCGGGGCGGGGGCCAATGTGCTCGGCAATATCGAGATTGGCAATTGCTCGCGGGTTGCCGCCGGGTCTGTCGTGCTCAAGGAAGTGCCTCCCAATTCCACGGTCGCCGGTGTCCCTGCGAAAATCGTTGGCAAGGCCGGTTGCGCCGAGCCAGCGCGCAGCATGGATCAGATTTTGCAGGAAACCGAATAG
- a CDS encoding DUF3126 family protein codes for MDKTELAKLQNFMRRTLQSPKLEVRTRPRKDDSAEVYVEDEFVGVLFKDEEDGDLSYNFSMAILEFDLEEE; via the coding sequence TTGGATAAAACCGAGCTGGCAAAACTTCAGAACTTCATGCGTCGGACCTTGCAGTCCCCGAAACTCGAAGTGCGTACCCGCCCCCGCAAAGATGATTCTGCCGAAGTCTATGTTGAAGACGAATTCGTCGGCGTTCTGTTCAAGGACGAAGAAGACGGTGACCTGTCCTACAATTTCTCGATGGCCATTCTGGAATTTGACCTCGAAGAGGAATGA
- a CDS encoding gamma carbonic anhydrase family protein: protein MALYQLGDVRPELPEEGNYWIAPTASVIGKIILKSEASIWFGAVLRGDNEAITIGERSNIQEGSTLHTDMGYPLDIGADCTIGHNVILHGCTIGDNSLIGMGAVVLNGAKIGRNCLIGAKALIPEGKEIPDNSLVMGMPGKVVRTLDDEDARRLTRSAANYVANWKRFSADLKEI from the coding sequence GTGGCGCTTTATCAATTGGGAGATGTTCGGCCTGAGCTGCCTGAAGAGGGGAACTACTGGATTGCTCCGACGGCGAGTGTGATCGGCAAGATCATATTGAAGTCAGAGGCAAGCATCTGGTTTGGGGCTGTTCTCAGGGGCGACAACGAGGCCATCACCATCGGCGAGCGCAGCAACATTCAGGAAGGCTCGACGCTCCACACGGATATGGGCTATCCGCTTGATATCGGGGCGGACTGCACCATCGGGCACAATGTGATCCTGCATGGCTGCACCATCGGCGACAATTCGCTGATCGGCATGGGGGCAGTTGTCCTGAACGGTGCGAAGATAGGGCGCAATTGTCTGATCGGAGCCAAGGCGCTCATTCCCGAGGGCAAAGAGATCCCGGACAATTCCCTTGTCATGGGGATGCCCGGCAAGGTGGTTCGGACCCTTGATGATGAGGACGCGCGCCGACTGACCAGATCGGCCGCCAACTATGTGGCCAACTGGAAGCGCTTTTCTGCCGATTTGAAAGAGATTTGA
- a CDS encoding transglutaminase-like cysteine peptidase, with protein sequence MKKRIWGFAFFCFTAMAFAGPSQAASFSPFMTLKGNTSAPIGHVNFCRNNPGECNKSFSVDQAIRLTPENWAQLISINSHVNQSIKPVTDQELYSTEELWTYPGAAGDCEDYALLKRRLLSNAGWPETALLITVVKEANGNGHAVLTVRTDRGDLILDNQDPRILPWDQTPYHYVKRQAALHPSAWTAIVDAR encoded by the coding sequence ATGAAAAAGCGCATTTGGGGATTCGCATTTTTCTGCTTCACAGCAATGGCCTTCGCGGGCCCATCGCAAGCAGCATCCTTCTCACCATTCATGACCCTTAAGGGCAATACATCTGCACCTATTGGACATGTGAATTTCTGCCGGAATAATCCCGGCGAATGCAACAAGTCCTTCAGCGTGGATCAGGCCATCCGACTGACGCCCGAAAACTGGGCGCAGCTCATCAGCATCAACAGTCATGTCAATCAGTCCATCAAACCTGTGACGGATCAGGAACTCTATAGCACCGAGGAACTCTGGACCTATCCGGGTGCCGCCGGGGACTGTGAAGACTATGCTCTTCTGAAGCGCCGCTTGCTCAGTAACGCTGGCTGGCCGGAAACGGCTCTGTTGATTACGGTCGTGAAAGAAGCAAACGGAAATGGTCATGCTGTCCTGACAGTACGCACTGACCGGGGTGATCTCATTCTGGACAATCAGGATCCACGCATCCTGCCCTGGGACCAGACACCTTACCACTATGTCAAACGACAGGCAGCCCTGCATCCATCCGCTTGGACGGCCATTGTCGACGCACGATAA
- a CDS encoding PilZ domain-containing protein, which yields MSAILQKSVLPRITERRRHQRVKVNLLGRFMLENKQEYPCQVINMSPGGVAMITPIRGEIGERVIAYIDHIGRIEGKIVRKIEGGFAITVDATMRKRDKLASQLTWLANRHILDLPEDRRHERRQPKNPITKLILEDGSEHICRVLDLSLSGAAVKTKVRPRVGQAIHVGKIRARVVRHLDDGLAIEFAAIQQRDKIDENLR from the coding sequence ATGTCGGCAATACTCCAAAAATCCGTTTTACCTCGGATCACCGAGCGTCGGCGCCACCAACGGGTGAAAGTGAACCTGCTCGGACGGTTCATGCTTGAGAACAAGCAGGAATATCCGTGTCAGGTGATCAACATGTCCCCGGGAGGCGTTGCCATGATCACCCCTATCCGGGGTGAGATCGGAGAAAGAGTGATCGCCTACATCGACCATATCGGTCGCATCGAAGGAAAAATCGTCCGCAAGATCGAAGGCGGTTTTGCCATCACGGTCGACGCGACCATGCGCAAGCGCGACAAGCTGGCCTCACAGCTGACCTGGCTAGCCAACCGCCATATTCTCGATTTGCCCGAAGACCGTCGCCACGAACGTCGCCAGCCCAAGAACCCGATCACCAAGCTGATCCTCGAGGATGGTTCTGAACATATCTGCCGCGTGCTCGATCTGTCTCTCTCCGGCGCGGCCGTCAAGACCAAGGTGCGTCCGCGCGTCGGTCAGGCCATCCACGTGGGCAAGATCCGCGCCCGTGTTGTCCGCCATCTTGACGATGGCCTCGCCATCGAGTTCGCCGCCATTCAGCAAAGAGACAAGATCGACGAAAATCTGCGCTAG
- a CDS encoding PAS domain-containing protein, with the protein MKHQVTRELFTYWDGLRGGRTAPERSDIDPAEIHQILGDTFILEYENQNSLRFRLAGTRLCGSFCRELKGQNFLSIWNREDISSIRLLLTAVAEDEAAAVVGFKGKTERNQELDFEAILLPLRHYGQPKSRILGAASPADIPYWVGIWPLTELSVTSMRLIWPDERPSFMRKGAGDTGSNKFDLAPVTAPQIAPHLQETPTFRSEQRIGHLTVIKGGRSD; encoded by the coding sequence ATGAAACACCAGGTGACACGCGAACTCTTCACTTACTGGGATGGATTGCGCGGCGGTCGCACGGCTCCGGAACGCAGTGACATTGATCCCGCCGAAATCCACCAGATTCTAGGCGACACCTTCATCCTCGAATATGAAAACCAGAACAGCCTCCGCTTCCGTCTGGCAGGAACACGCCTCTGTGGCTCGTTCTGCCGGGAGCTGAAGGGACAGAATTTCCTCAGCATCTGGAATCGGGAAGACATCTCGAGCATCCGGTTGCTGCTCACCGCTGTTGCCGAAGATGAAGCCGCCGCAGTCGTCGGCTTCAAGGGCAAGACCGAACGCAATCAGGAGCTGGATTTCGAAGCGATCCTTCTGCCATTGCGTCACTATGGTCAGCCAAAATCCCGCATTCTTGGCGCAGCTAGCCCTGCCGATATCCCCTACTGGGTCGGCATTTGGCCCTTGACCGAACTCAGCGTCACCTCGATGCGCCTGATCTGGCCGGACGAACGGCCGTCCTTCATGCGCAAGGGCGCAGGCGACACCGGCAGCAACAAGTTTGACCTTGCTCCGGTCACGGCGCCACAGATCGCTCCGCACCTGCAGGAAACCCCGACCTTCCGCTCGGAACAGCGCATCGGGCACCTCACAGTAATCAAAGGCGGTCGTAGCGACTGA
- a CDS encoding rhomboid family intramembrane serine protease, whose product MALQPRGSWQMPAGTPPPREPMFNLPQPIMVLGGIMILIQSLQSFVLSPIQQQDLLLWFSFLPPRYSAAGQGFAFPGGVFGDVWTFVSYAFLHGGWMHLILNLVWMAAFATVLLRRIGILNFVIFFIVTAAAGALVHLFFHMNSSSPLVGVSAVLSGAMAATARFAFVGGYGGFAALQGTHRYPAQSLKQLWHNQQAMAFLGIWLVLNLVFGLTSMFGGGGIAWEAHLGGFIAGLLVLPYVDPYSRPPRGPKKPKKQEEKKRPEHLRIIK is encoded by the coding sequence ATGGCATTGCAACCTCGCGGCTCTTGGCAGATGCCTGCCGGGACACCCCCTCCAAGAGAACCCATGTTCAATCTGCCGCAGCCCATCATGGTGCTGGGTGGCATCATGATCCTGATTCAGTCGTTACAATCCTTCGTGCTTTCGCCGATCCAGCAGCAGGATTTGTTGTTGTGGTTCTCGTTCCTACCGCCACGCTATAGTGCTGCGGGGCAGGGCTTTGCCTTTCCCGGCGGCGTGTTCGGGGATGTCTGGACCTTTGTCAGCTACGCCTTTCTGCATGGGGGATGGATGCATCTCATCCTCAATCTTGTCTGGATGGCGGCGTTTGCGACAGTCCTGTTGCGCAGGATCGGAATTCTCAATTTTGTGATTTTCTTCATCGTGACAGCAGCAGCGGGTGCGCTCGTGCATCTGTTCTTCCATATGAACAGCTCTTCGCCGCTCGTAGGCGTATCTGCCGTTCTGTCTGGCGCGATGGCTGCAACGGCGCGCTTTGCCTTCGTTGGTGGATATGGTGGCTTTGCGGCTCTTCAGGGCACGCACCGTTATCCGGCACAGTCACTGAAGCAGCTTTGGCACAATCAGCAGGCCATGGCATTTCTGGGAATTTGGCTGGTGCTCAACCTCGTCTTTGGGCTCACCTCGATGTTTGGCGGTGGCGGTATCGCATGGGAAGCGCATCTGGGCGGCTTCATCGCAGGGCTGCTCGTGCTGCCCTATGTCGATCCCTACAGCCGGCCTCCGCGCGGTCCGAAAAAGCCGAAAAAGCAGGAAGAGAAGAAACGTCCTGAGCATTTGCGCATTATCAAGTAG
- a CDS encoding CBS domain-containing protein, translated as MTIATILDQKGREVFTMKPASTLTEVVKMLREKKIGVVLLAEGATLKGILSERDIVRALSDHGASVLSEPASSFMTAKVVTCTEADTIVSVMSKMTTGRFRHMPVLAGKKLVGLVSIGDVVKRRIEETEREAEDMRQYIASA; from the coding sequence ATGACGATCGCAACTATTCTTGATCAGAAAGGACGCGAGGTTTTTACGATGAAGCCGGCCAGCACGCTGACCGAGGTCGTGAAAATGCTGCGTGAGAAGAAGATCGGTGTGGTGTTGCTCGCCGAGGGCGCCACCCTGAAGGGAATTCTGTCTGAGCGTGACATTGTCCGGGCTCTGAGCGACCACGGCGCCAGTGTTCTTTCCGAACCGGCGTCTTCCTTCATGACGGCCAAGGTGGTCACCTGCACCGAAGCGGACACGATCGTGTCGGTGATGTCGAAGATGACAACGGGACGTTTCCGTCACATGCCGGTGCTTGCGGGCAAGAAGCTGGTTGGCCTTGTCTCCATCGGCGACGTGGTCAAGCGCCGGATCGAGGAAACCGAGCGCGAAGCAGAGGATATGCGCCAGTATATTGCATCAGCCTGA
- a CDS encoding patatin-like phospholipase family protein — protein sequence MLSNWLGTPAPDNKDVEQSGELGPPPLFNAPLGLALGGGAAKGWSHIGVFQALDEAGIRPDIIAGTSIGAVVGGCYLAGRLDKLEEFARSLTRRRIFGLLDVSFSGSSLINGTRLTKLLDRYLDDIAIEDLDRPFMAVGTELSTGHEIWLRHGPLVKAIQASYALPGIFSPVNIEGRYLVDGALVNPVPVSLTRAMGARIVIAVDLSSDTFGRGSVIPHAHVRQDQHSSSEAANEPASSGSRLDTLRSFVFGDENRETPGITSVMFDAYTIIQDRITRSRLAGDPPDIAIKPRLKDIGMFDFDRADEAIAAGYEATRKVIDELNDLSADLKS from the coding sequence ATGCTGTCCAACTGGCTTGGCACCCCAGCCCCCGACAACAAAGACGTCGAGCAATCCGGAGAGCTCGGCCCTCCTCCCCTCTTCAACGCACCGCTGGGACTGGCCCTTGGCGGTGGCGCGGCCAAGGGATGGTCGCATATCGGCGTCTTCCAGGCACTCGACGAAGCTGGCATCCGCCCAGACATCATCGCCGGGACATCCATCGGGGCCGTTGTTGGCGGCTGCTATCTCGCCGGTCGCCTCGACAAGCTCGAAGAATTCGCTCGCAGCCTGACCCGCCGCCGGATCTTCGGTCTTCTCGATGTCAGCTTTTCGGGCAGCAGCCTCATCAATGGCACGCGCCTGACAAAACTGCTCGATCGCTATCTTGATGACATTGCTATTGAGGATCTTGACCGGCCGTTCATGGCGGTCGGAACAGAACTGTCCACGGGCCACGAGATCTGGCTTCGACATGGCCCGCTCGTCAAGGCAATACAGGCCTCCTACGCCCTGCCGGGCATCTTCTCTCCGGTCAACATCGAAGGGCGCTATCTGGTCGACGGGGCGCTGGTCAACCCTGTGCCGGTCTCCCTCACCCGCGCCATGGGGGCAAGGATCGTCATTGCCGTCGACCTCAGCTCGGACACCTTTGGCCGAGGCTCTGTCATCCCCCATGCCCATGTCCGACAGGATCAGCATTCTTCGTCTGAGGCGGCAAACGAGCCTGCCTCCTCCGGCAGTCGGCTCGACACCCTTCGCAGCTTTGTTTTCGGGGATGAGAACAGGGAGACACCGGGCATCACCAGTGTGATGTTCGACGCCTATACGATCATTCAGGATCGCATCACCCGCTCGCGTCTTGCCGGAGACCCACCGGACATCGCCATCAAGCCTCGCCTCAAGGATATCGGCATGTTCGATTTCGACAGGGCCGACGAGGCCATTGCCGCCGGTTATGAAGCGACCCGTAAAGTAATTGACGAACTGAACGACTTATCCGCCGACCTGAAAAGCTGA
- the hisI gene encoding phosphoribosyl-AMP cyclohydrolase — translation MSTPFSSRDGKDHDAIELGHDMMPKFDAGGLIACIVTDADSGDVVMFAYMNEESLRLTLQTREAHYWSRSRQELWHKGATSGNVQDVIELRTDCDQDAIWIKVRTRGASANCHQGYKSCFYRSASLVDGKAELTFREDKPLFDPAEVYGKS, via the coding sequence ATGTCCACTCCATTTTCATCGCGTGACGGCAAAGACCACGACGCCATCGAGCTGGGCCACGACATGATGCCCAAATTCGACGCCGGAGGCCTCATCGCCTGTATCGTGACCGACGCGGACAGTGGCGACGTGGTCATGTTCGCCTACATGAACGAAGAGAGCCTCCGGCTCACCCTTCAGACTCGAGAGGCTCATTACTGGAGCCGCTCGCGGCAGGAACTCTGGCACAAGGGCGCCACCAGCGGCAATGTTCAGGACGTGATCGAGCTCAGGACAGACTGCGATCAGGATGCCATCTGGATCAAGGTGCGAACGCGCGGTGCCAGCGCCAATTGCCATCAGGGCTACAAATCCTGCTTCTATCGCTCGGCCAGTCTTGTCGACGGAAAAGCCGAACTGACCTTCAGGGAAGACAAGCCCCTCTTCGATCCTGCCGAGGTTTATGGCAAGTCCTAA
- the folE gene encoding GTP cyclohydrolase I FolE yields MHPFPRAENAKEDWALTERPSREEAEEAVRTLLKWIGDDPEREGLIDTPRRVVRAYEDLYKGYREDPTIPLQRTFEEVNGYKDMVLLRDVEFYSACEHHMVPFVGKAHIAYYPANGVVGLSKLARVIDTFARRLQTQESMTSQIIETIETTLAPRGIALMIEAEHMCMSMRGVQKKGVSTVTTCFTGVFEHDAEKQDRFMRLVGER; encoded by the coding sequence CTGCACCCCTTCCCGCGCGCTGAAAACGCCAAGGAAGATTGGGCATTGACCGAACGCCCATCGCGCGAAGAGGCCGAGGAAGCCGTACGTACGCTGCTCAAATGGATTGGTGACGATCCCGAGCGCGAAGGCCTCATCGACACGCCACGCCGCGTGGTCAGGGCCTATGAAGATCTCTACAAGGGCTATCGCGAAGACCCGACCATTCCGCTTCAGCGCACGTTTGAAGAGGTCAATGGCTACAAGGACATGGTGCTGCTGCGCGATGTGGAATTCTATTCCGCCTGCGAACATCACATGGTCCCCTTCGTCGGCAAGGCGCACATCGCCTATTATCCGGCGAATGGCGTTGTCGGCCTGTCCAAACTGGCGCGGGTCATCGACACCTTTGCCCGCCGCCTGCAGACGCAGGAATCCATGACCTCGCAGATCATCGAAACCATCGAGACGACGCTTGCCCCTCGCGGTATCGCGCTGATGATCGAGGCCGAACATATGTGCATGAGCATGCGGGGCGTCCAGAAGAAGGGCGTTTCCACCGTGACCACCTGTTTCACCGGCGTCTTCGAGCATGACGCGGAAAAACAGGATCGCTTCATGCGTCTGGTCGGAGAGCGCTAA
- a CDS encoding iron-sulfur cluster assembly scaffold protein has product MLDAIYNKKIMEFAGNIPRLERLAEPQASSKKHSKLCGSTVEVDLVMEDGKVVDYGHAVNACALGQAASSVMARHVIGSDGAELRQLRDDMRAMLLENGEPPRGKWEDLKYLEPVRDYPARHTSTLLVFDAVVEAIDQIESGK; this is encoded by the coding sequence ATGTTAGACGCCATCTACAACAAGAAGATCATGGAATTTGCTGGCAATATTCCGCGTCTTGAGCGTCTTGCCGAGCCGCAGGCCTCCTCGAAAAAGCATAGCAAATTGTGTGGTTCGACCGTTGAGGTGGATCTTGTCATGGAAGATGGCAAGGTCGTCGACTATGGCCATGCGGTGAACGCCTGTGCCCTCGGTCAGGCGGCGTCCTCGGTGATGGCGCGGCATGTGATCGGATCGGACGGGGCGGAGCTGCGCCAGCTGCGCGACGACATGCGCGCCATGCTGCTCGAAAATGGCGAACCCCCTCGAGGCAAATGGGAAGATCTCAAATATCTGGAGCCCGTCAGGGACTATCCGGCTCGTCACACCTCGACACTTCTCGTCTTTGATGCGGTGGTTGAAGCGATCGATCAGATCGAGTCCGGGAAATGA